Part of the Senegalia massiliensis genome, AATAAAATGTGCAGCAGCACCTATTTTAAATTATAATAATGAAGTAGTAGCTGGGATTAGTGTAGCAAGTCCGATTATGAGATTAAATGATGAAAAATTCAATAATATAATAAATGAAATTTTAAATATAAGCAAATCTATATCAAATGCTTTAGGATATAATGATAACACTCTTTAAAAGGAGTGTTATTTTTTTATAAATTAATTGACATATAATATAATAACATTTATAATGATAGTATAATTAAGGAACATTGTTCCTTAATAGAGAACAATATATATTTAAGGAGGTTTAAATTGGAAAAGATAATTAACAAAATAAAAAAGCATAAAATAATTTCTATTATCAGAATTAATGAATCATCACAAATTGAATCTATTGTAGGAAGCTTATATAAAGGTGGTATTAGAGTTGTTGAAGTAACATTAAATACACCAAATGCTTTTGAGGCAATAAAAAAAATCAGAAAGATTTATCCAGATATGATAGTTGGTGCAGGCACTGTTTTAGATGAGATGAGTGCTAAACTTGCTATTGATAGTGGAGCTAGTTTTTTATTATCACCTATTTTAGATAAAAAAACTATAGAATTAGCTAATAGATATAATATTTTAATAGTTCCTGGTGTTTTAACTCCAACGGAAGCTTTAACAGCGTATAATTATGGAGCGAGAATGATAAAAATATTTCCTGCTAGGTCACTAAGTCCAAGTTACATATCAGATTTAAAAGGACCACTTCCACAACTTGATATTATGGCAGTAGGAGGTATTTCTTTAGAAAATGCAGAGGAGTTTTTATCTAAAGGATGTTCTTCATTAGGAATAGGTGGTTCTATTGTTAATAATTATGACATAGAAAAAAGAAATTTTTTAGCAATAGAAAACAAAGCTAAAGAGTTTGTAGAAATAGCAAAAAAATAAATAATTTAAATATTTTAAATTGAAAGAAGGTGAAAAATGAATATTATTTTAATAGATTCTGGTACTACCAATTCAAGGATTAGACTTACTAGAATAAATAGTAATGAAATTATAGATAGTATAAAACTTAATATAGGTGTACGAAATACAGCTATTGAAGGTAATAATACAATTTTGAAAAATGGTTTAAAAGAAGGCTTGTTAAAGATTATCAACAGAAATAATTTAACTTCACAAGAAATTGAGTATATTATAGCATCTGGTATGATTACTTCTAATTTAGGAATATATGAAGTCCCTCATATTAAAGGCCCTGCTTCTATTAAAGATTTTGCTTCAAATTCAGTTGTGTATAAATCTGAAGAGTTTTTAAATATTCCTATTATATTTATTCCTGGAATGGAAAATTCTGTGGAAGATGAAAACGATATTATATTCAATATTAATGATTATGATATAATGCGTGGAGAAGAAGTCGAGACTATAGGATTATTAGAACAAATTAATGTTAAAGGTAAAGGAATAATGATACTTCCTGGTTCTCATACTAAATATATTTTTGTTGATGAAGATAAAAAATTATTATCTTGTTTATCTACTTTAGGTGGAGAAACTCTTTTATCTATACAAAAAGAAACTATATTATCTAAGTCTTTAAAGAAGGATTTAATATGTACTATACAAAAGGACATGCTAAAAAAAGGATATGATGCTGCTAGAGAATATGGAGTTACTAGAGGACTTTATCATGTCAGGTTGTTAGATAAATTTTCTGAATTAGATAGTAATTATTTAGCTAACTATTATACAGGTGTTATTATTCATGATGATATAAAATCATTGCTTAAATCTTTAAATAACAAAGAGGATATAGACTGGGTTATAATAGGAGGCTCTGATCCTTTAAAAAATGTATTTTATTATCTAATTAAACATTTAGAATTAGATTGGAATATAATCAAAGCAAATGATGAACAAGTTGAATATTCAACAGTAATTGGATCTAAAACTATAGCATCAAGATATATGAAAGTAAAAATATAAAAAGTGGAGGGTTTAATAATGAATAGTTTTATAAAAAAATTAATAAGTATATTTTTAATATTTGGATTAGTGTTAACAATAAGTGTAGGTTGTAGTGATAGTGATTCTGGTACAAAAGAAAGTTCTAGTGATTATCCTAACAAGAGTATTGAGATAATAGTTCCAGCATCTGCAGGTGGAGGTACTGATTCTACTGCAAGAGCTCTAGGAACACAATTAGAAAAGAAATTAGATACATCTATAGGTATATTAAATAAGCCTGGTGCTAGTGGTTCTGTTGGAATGACTGAAGGTGCTAATGCTAAAGCTGATGGATATACTGCTACAATGGTATTTGTTGAATTAACAATGTACAAGCATTTAGGATTATCACCTTTAACTCCTGATGAATTCAAACCTGTTGCAATGATAAACTTTGATCCAGCAGCTCTTACTGTTCCAGCTGATGCACCTTATGATACATTAGAAGAATTTATTAATTATGCAAAAGAAAATCCAGGTGAAGTTAGTGTAGGGAATGCAGGTACAGGATCAATATGGCATATTGCAGCAGCAAACCTTGAAAAAACTGCAGGTATTGAATTAAACCATGTACCACATGAAGGAGCAGCTCCAGCAGTAACTGCTTTAGTAGGAGGTCATATAGATGCAGTAACTGTAAGTCCAGCTGAAGTAAAATCACAATTAGAAGCTGGAAATCTTAAAACATTAGCTGTTATGGCTGATGAACGTTCAGAATTAATATCAGATGTACCTACTTTTAAAGAAGCAGGATTAGATGCTGAAAGTATAGGAACTTGGAGAGGAATAACTGTACCTAAAGAAACTCCTGATGAAATAGTAGAAACATTAGAAAAAGGATTTTTAGAAGCAGCTAAAGAAAAAGAATTTGAGGATTTTATGAAAAACAATGGATTAGGAATTGAATTAAAGAATTCAGAAGAATTTAAAACATTTATAGAAAAAAATGAAAAACTTTTTGGTGAGATAATTAGTGATTTAGATATATAAAATAATTAATATAGGGATTGATATAATATCAATCCCTATAAATGAAAGGTGAATAAGATGAAAAAGGGAAATATTGTTAGTGGGATTATTATTATAATTACTTCTCTATTTTTCTATTTTAATACTTCTAGCTTTAAAAAGTTAGACAATCAAGTTATAGGCGCAGACTTTATGCCAAAGTTATATGCCATTTTATTGATTGCATTAGGGATAATTTTGATAATTCAAAATTATAAAAAGGAAGAAAATAAAGAAGAAAATAAAGAAAGCTATTATAAATATTCATTAATTACTATGGTATTACTATTAATATATATTATTATAATTCCTATTTTAGGATTTTATAGTTCAACAATATTACTTGTTTTAAGTTTATTACTTTTTTCTAAAACTCAGAATAAAATTATATTAATAACTATACCTATTGCTACAAGTTTATTTATATTTTTATTTTTTGATATACTACTGAATGTTGCTATGCCAACGGGATTAATTTTTTAATGGAGGTGAAATGATTGAATTTATTAATGGAAGGATTAATAAATGTATTAAATA contains:
- a CDS encoding tripartite tricarboxylate transporter TctB family protein, producing MKKGNIVSGIIIIITSLFFYFNTSSFKKLDNQVIGADFMPKLYAILLIALGIILIIQNYKKEENKEENKESYYKYSLITMVLLLIYIIIIPILGFYSSTILLVLSLLLFSKTQNKIILITIPIATSLFIFLFFDILLNVAMPTGLIF
- a CDS encoding 2-dehydro-3-deoxygalactonokinase, translating into MNIILIDSGTTNSRIRLTRINSNEIIDSIKLNIGVRNTAIEGNNTILKNGLKEGLLKIINRNNLTSQEIEYIIASGMITSNLGIYEVPHIKGPASIKDFASNSVVYKSEEFLNIPIIFIPGMENSVEDENDIIFNINDYDIMRGEEVETIGLLEQINVKGKGIMILPGSHTKYIFVDEDKKLLSCLSTLGGETLLSIQKETILSKSLKKDLICTIQKDMLKKGYDAAREYGVTRGLYHVRLLDKFSELDSNYLANYYTGVIIHDDIKSLLKSLNNKEDIDWVIIGGSDPLKNVFYYLIKHLELDWNIIKANDEQVEYSTVIGSKTIASRYMKVKI
- a CDS encoding tripartite tricarboxylate transporter substrate binding protein produces the protein MNSFIKKLISIFLIFGLVLTISVGCSDSDSGTKESSSDYPNKSIEIIVPASAGGGTDSTARALGTQLEKKLDTSIGILNKPGASGSVGMTEGANAKADGYTATMVFVELTMYKHLGLSPLTPDEFKPVAMINFDPAALTVPADAPYDTLEEFINYAKENPGEVSVGNAGTGSIWHIAAANLEKTAGIELNHVPHEGAAPAVTALVGGHIDAVTVSPAEVKSQLEAGNLKTLAVMADERSELISDVPTFKEAGLDAESIGTWRGITVPKETPDEIVETLEKGFLEAAKEKEFEDFMKNNGLGIELKNSEEFKTFIEKNEKLFGEIISDLDI
- a CDS encoding bifunctional 4-hydroxy-2-oxoglutarate aldolase/2-dehydro-3-deoxy-phosphogluconate aldolase, coding for MEKIINKIKKHKIISIIRINESSQIESIVGSLYKGGIRVVEVTLNTPNAFEAIKKIRKIYPDMIVGAGTVLDEMSAKLAIDSGASFLLSPILDKKTIELANRYNILIVPGVLTPTEALTAYNYGARMIKIFPARSLSPSYISDLKGPLPQLDIMAVGGISLENAEEFLSKGCSSLGIGGSIVNNYDIEKRNFLAIENKAKEFVEIAKK